One segment of Penaeus chinensis breed Huanghai No. 1 chromosome 14, ASM1920278v2, whole genome shotgun sequence DNA contains the following:
- the LOC125032554 gene encoding delta(14)-sterol reductase LBR-like isoform X3, which translates to MAKFKVNENVMARWPGSNLWFEASVVDFNDIEYQVMFKDDAKSEYVLKFRDVKSLEQFQRSRSKSRGRSSSRGRSTGRRKSPGRKSPGRKSPGRPKQIREPVIETKPMKIVEPEPVPVVIKPRTPSPKPVVRVARADKFAPRTSTPTRQSARIASLTEKHDEVDGQVNNIKPEVKTATENKVATQTLGSQLCGLTSCVGGCLKSAACAIIPSLATVKALIASLLIVGLPFFCNELCTKRKCTILEFPNMPRKLEVYYDLRAVGIVAAFSLMQLLLCLIPIGRKVSLPNGAQIRCNGYISLVVTLSLIPLLMYLDYDVLIVYTLFRQIMATTIALAVFLSVALYIRARYIPDDAKNPVGNTGIFLADLFNGRETCPAIRSLDLKFFVLRLMSTMWLMMNVIVVVKDLQIHLGQYSPTLLVACTLQIFYAVDFVWFEESILTTYEYTKNGFGLFFSVGSLQTPFFLTILTRLVLNHRTELEWYILSLVVALNLFGYTICRGSNSQKHAFRTNPSDPALAHLESLPTSAGTRLLVSGWWGVMRHPNYIGEILIMTSWTLLCGFNFALPWVLLGLDVLFLVARTYEVEEACRKKYGLAWNNYTDRVKCRLIPRVF; encoded by the exons ATGGCAAAATTCAAAGTTAATGAGAATGTGATGGCACGCTGGCCTGGCTCAAACTTGTGGTTTGAAGCAAGTGTTGTTGACTTCAATGATATTGAATACCAAGTGATGTTCAAAGATGATGCCAAGTCTGAATATGTTCTCAAATTCAGGGATGTTAAG TCTCTCGAGCAATTCCAAAGAAGTCGCTCCAAAAGCCGTGGAAGATCTAGCAGTCGCGGCAGATCCACTGGAAGACGAAAGAGCCCAGGGAGAAAAAGTCCAGGCCGAAAGAGTCCAGGCCGACCTAAGCAAATTAGAGAACCAGTCATAGAAACAAAGCCTATGAAAATTGTAGAGCCTGAGCCAGTCCCAGTAGTCATCAAGCCAAGAACGCCTTCCCCAAAGCCTGTTGTCCGTGTTGCTAGGGCTGACAAGTTTGCTCCACGAACCTCAACTCCCACAAGACAATCTGCACGGATTGCTTCACTGACCGAGAAG cATGATGAAGTTGATGGACAGGTCAATAACATCAAACCAGAAGTCAAGACAGCGACAGAAAATAAAGTTGCTACCCAAACTCTTGGTAGCCAACTGTGTGGACTGACATCCTGTGTTGGAGGCTGCTTGAAGTCTGCCGCATGTGCCATTATTCCTTCTCTTGCTACTGTGAAGGCACTGATTGCCTCTTTGCTGATTGTGGGCCTACCCTTCTTCTGTAATGAGCTATGTACCAAG AGAAAGTGCACAATCCTTGAATTTCCAAATATGCCTCGTAAACTTGAGGTTTATTATGATTTGCGTGCAGTTGGCATTGTGGCTGCATTTTCCTTAATGCAACTTCTCCTCTGCCTGATCCCCATTGGACGGAAGGTGAGCCTCCCAAATGGGGCACAAATCCGCTGCAATG GCTATATTTCATTAGTTGTGACTCTGTCGCTGATACCCCTGTTAATGTACCTGGACTATGATGTATTGATCGTCTACACACTCTTCCGTCAAATAATGGCCACCACTATTGCTCTAGCAGTCTTCCTCTCTGTAGCTCTATACATTCGAGCTAGATATATTCCTGATGATGCCAAGAACCCAGTTGGTAACACGGGCATATTCCTAGCCGATTTGTTCAATGGACGTGAGACCTGTCCTGCCATTCGATCACTTGACTTGAAATTCTTTGTTCTTAGGCTTATGTCTACTATGTGG CTAATGATGAATGTGATAGTAGTGGTAAAAGATCTGCAGATTCACCTTGGCCAGTATAGTCCAACACTCTTGGTTGCTTGCACTTTGCAG ATCTTCTATGCTGTTGACTTTGTATGGTTTGAAGAATCTATCCTGACCACTTATGAATACACGAAAAATGGATTTGGTCTATTCTTTAGTGTTGGCTCCTTACAAACTCCATTTTTCCTGACAATCTTGACAAGACTTGTGCTTAACCATAG AACTGAGCTTGAATGGTATATCCTGTCTCTGGTTGTTGCTCTCAATCTCTTCGGTTATACGATTTGTCGTGGATCCAACTCGCAGAAGCATGCTTTCCGGACCAACCCCTCTGACCCGGCCTTAGCTC ATTTGGAAAGCCTGCCAACATCTGCTGGAACAAGATTGTTAGTCTCTGGTTGGTGGGGTGTTATGAGGCATCCAAATTACATTGGGGAGATCTTGATAATGACCTCCTGGACTCTTCTGTGTG GATTCAACTTCGCTTTACCATGGGTCTTGCTTGGACTTGATGTTCTGTTCCTAGTTGCAAGAACTTATGAAGTGGAAGAAGCTTGTAGGAAGAAATATGGACTGGCATGGAACAATTACACTGACCGTGTAAAATGTCGCCTTATTCCTAGGGTGTTTTAG
- the LOC125032554 gene encoding delta(14)-sterol reductase TM7SF2-like isoform X2 gives MSGETKSASSTMIRGQHFGKMAKFKVNENVMARWPGSNLWFEASVVDFNDIEYQVMFKDDAKSEYVLKFRDVKSLEQFQRSRSKSRGRSSSRGRSTGRRKSPGRKSPGRKSPGRPKQIREPVIETKPMKIVEPEPVPVVIKPRTPSPKPVVRVARADKFAPRTSTPTRQSARIASLTEKHDEVDGQVNNIKPEVKTATENKVATQTLGSQLCGLTSCVGGCLKSAACAIIPSLATVKALIASLLIVGLPFFCNELCTKRKCTILEFPNMPRKLEVYYDLRAVGIVAAFSLMQLLLCLIPIGRKVSLPNGAQIRCNGYISLVVTLSLIPLLMYLDYDVLIVYTLFRQIMATTIALAVFLSVALYIRARYIPDDAKNPVGNTGIFLADLFNGRETCPAIRSLDLKFFVLRLMSTMWLMMNVIVVVKDLQIHLGQYSPTLLVACTLQIFYAVDFVWFEESILTTYEYTKNGFGLFFSVGSLQTPFFLTILTRLVLNHRTELEWYILSLVVALNLFGYTICRGSNSQKHAFRTNPSDPALAHLESLPTSAGTRLLVSGWWGVMRHPNYIGEILIMTSWTLLCGFNFALPWVLLGLDVLFLVARTYEVEEACRKKYGLAWNNYTDRVKCRLIPRVF, from the exons ATGTCCGGCGAAACCAAGTCGGCAAGTTCGACGATGATCAGGGGACAACATTTTG GAAAAATGGCAAAATTCAAAGTTAATGAGAATGTGATGGCACGCTGGCCTGGCTCAAACTTGTGGTTTGAAGCAAGTGTTGTTGACTTCAATGATATTGAATACCAAGTGATGTTCAAAGATGATGCCAAGTCTGAATATGTTCTCAAATTCAGGGATGTTAAG TCTCTCGAGCAATTCCAAAGAAGTCGCTCCAAAAGCCGTGGAAGATCTAGCAGTCGCGGCAGATCCACTGGAAGACGAAAGAGCCCAGGGAGAAAAAGTCCAGGCCGAAAGAGTCCAGGCCGACCTAAGCAAATTAGAGAACCAGTCATAGAAACAAAGCCTATGAAAATTGTAGAGCCTGAGCCAGTCCCAGTAGTCATCAAGCCAAGAACGCCTTCCCCAAAGCCTGTTGTCCGTGTTGCTAGGGCTGACAAGTTTGCTCCACGAACCTCAACTCCCACAAGACAATCTGCACGGATTGCTTCACTGACCGAGAAG cATGATGAAGTTGATGGACAGGTCAATAACATCAAACCAGAAGTCAAGACAGCGACAGAAAATAAAGTTGCTACCCAAACTCTTGGTAGCCAACTGTGTGGACTGACATCCTGTGTTGGAGGCTGCTTGAAGTCTGCCGCATGTGCCATTATTCCTTCTCTTGCTACTGTGAAGGCACTGATTGCCTCTTTGCTGATTGTGGGCCTACCCTTCTTCTGTAATGAGCTATGTACCAAG AGAAAGTGCACAATCCTTGAATTTCCAAATATGCCTCGTAAACTTGAGGTTTATTATGATTTGCGTGCAGTTGGCATTGTGGCTGCATTTTCCTTAATGCAACTTCTCCTCTGCCTGATCCCCATTGGACGGAAGGTGAGCCTCCCAAATGGGGCACAAATCCGCTGCAATG GCTATATTTCATTAGTTGTGACTCTGTCGCTGATACCCCTGTTAATGTACCTGGACTATGATGTATTGATCGTCTACACACTCTTCCGTCAAATAATGGCCACCACTATTGCTCTAGCAGTCTTCCTCTCTGTAGCTCTATACATTCGAGCTAGATATATTCCTGATGATGCCAAGAACCCAGTTGGTAACACGGGCATATTCCTAGCCGATTTGTTCAATGGACGTGAGACCTGTCCTGCCATTCGATCACTTGACTTGAAATTCTTTGTTCTTAGGCTTATGTCTACTATGTGG CTAATGATGAATGTGATAGTAGTGGTAAAAGATCTGCAGATTCACCTTGGCCAGTATAGTCCAACACTCTTGGTTGCTTGCACTTTGCAG ATCTTCTATGCTGTTGACTTTGTATGGTTTGAAGAATCTATCCTGACCACTTATGAATACACGAAAAATGGATTTGGTCTATTCTTTAGTGTTGGCTCCTTACAAACTCCATTTTTCCTGACAATCTTGACAAGACTTGTGCTTAACCATAG AACTGAGCTTGAATGGTATATCCTGTCTCTGGTTGTTGCTCTCAATCTCTTCGGTTATACGATTTGTCGTGGATCCAACTCGCAGAAGCATGCTTTCCGGACCAACCCCTCTGACCCGGCCTTAGCTC ATTTGGAAAGCCTGCCAACATCTGCTGGAACAAGATTGTTAGTCTCTGGTTGGTGGGGTGTTATGAGGCATCCAAATTACATTGGGGAGATCTTGATAATGACCTCCTGGACTCTTCTGTGTG GATTCAACTTCGCTTTACCATGGGTCTTGCTTGGACTTGATGTTCTGTTCCTAGTTGCAAGAACTTATGAAGTGGAAGAAGCTTGTAGGAAGAAATATGGACTGGCATGGAACAATTACACTGACCGTGTAAAATGTCGCCTTATTCCTAGGGTGTTTTAG
- the LOC125032554 gene encoding delta(14)-sterol reductase TM7SF2-like isoform X1, with translation MAWHRWAPAGGPGPRKCDGKMAKFKVNENVMARWPGSNLWFEASVVDFNDIEYQVMFKDDAKSEYVLKFRDVKSLEQFQRSRSKSRGRSSSRGRSTGRRKSPGRKSPGRKSPGRPKQIREPVIETKPMKIVEPEPVPVVIKPRTPSPKPVVRVARADKFAPRTSTPTRQSARIASLTEKHDEVDGQVNNIKPEVKTATENKVATQTLGSQLCGLTSCVGGCLKSAACAIIPSLATVKALIASLLIVGLPFFCNELCTKRKCTILEFPNMPRKLEVYYDLRAVGIVAAFSLMQLLLCLIPIGRKVSLPNGAQIRCNGYISLVVTLSLIPLLMYLDYDVLIVYTLFRQIMATTIALAVFLSVALYIRARYIPDDAKNPVGNTGIFLADLFNGRETCPAIRSLDLKFFVLRLMSTMWLMMNVIVVVKDLQIHLGQYSPTLLVACTLQIFYAVDFVWFEESILTTYEYTKNGFGLFFSVGSLQTPFFLTILTRLVLNHRTELEWYILSLVVALNLFGYTICRGSNSQKHAFRTNPSDPALAHLESLPTSAGTRLLVSGWWGVMRHPNYIGEILIMTSWTLLCGFNFALPWVLLGLDVLFLVARTYEVEEACRKKYGLAWNNYTDRVKCRLIPRVF, from the exons ATGGCCTGGCATCGCTGGGCGCCCGCGGGAGGCCCAGGTCCGCGAAAATGCGATG GAAAAATGGCAAAATTCAAAGTTAATGAGAATGTGATGGCACGCTGGCCTGGCTCAAACTTGTGGTTTGAAGCAAGTGTTGTTGACTTCAATGATATTGAATACCAAGTGATGTTCAAAGATGATGCCAAGTCTGAATATGTTCTCAAATTCAGGGATGTTAAG TCTCTCGAGCAATTCCAAAGAAGTCGCTCCAAAAGCCGTGGAAGATCTAGCAGTCGCGGCAGATCCACTGGAAGACGAAAGAGCCCAGGGAGAAAAAGTCCAGGCCGAAAGAGTCCAGGCCGACCTAAGCAAATTAGAGAACCAGTCATAGAAACAAAGCCTATGAAAATTGTAGAGCCTGAGCCAGTCCCAGTAGTCATCAAGCCAAGAACGCCTTCCCCAAAGCCTGTTGTCCGTGTTGCTAGGGCTGACAAGTTTGCTCCACGAACCTCAACTCCCACAAGACAATCTGCACGGATTGCTTCACTGACCGAGAAG cATGATGAAGTTGATGGACAGGTCAATAACATCAAACCAGAAGTCAAGACAGCGACAGAAAATAAAGTTGCTACCCAAACTCTTGGTAGCCAACTGTGTGGACTGACATCCTGTGTTGGAGGCTGCTTGAAGTCTGCCGCATGTGCCATTATTCCTTCTCTTGCTACTGTGAAGGCACTGATTGCCTCTTTGCTGATTGTGGGCCTACCCTTCTTCTGTAATGAGCTATGTACCAAG AGAAAGTGCACAATCCTTGAATTTCCAAATATGCCTCGTAAACTTGAGGTTTATTATGATTTGCGTGCAGTTGGCATTGTGGCTGCATTTTCCTTAATGCAACTTCTCCTCTGCCTGATCCCCATTGGACGGAAGGTGAGCCTCCCAAATGGGGCACAAATCCGCTGCAATG GCTATATTTCATTAGTTGTGACTCTGTCGCTGATACCCCTGTTAATGTACCTGGACTATGATGTATTGATCGTCTACACACTCTTCCGTCAAATAATGGCCACCACTATTGCTCTAGCAGTCTTCCTCTCTGTAGCTCTATACATTCGAGCTAGATATATTCCTGATGATGCCAAGAACCCAGTTGGTAACACGGGCATATTCCTAGCCGATTTGTTCAATGGACGTGAGACCTGTCCTGCCATTCGATCACTTGACTTGAAATTCTTTGTTCTTAGGCTTATGTCTACTATGTGG CTAATGATGAATGTGATAGTAGTGGTAAAAGATCTGCAGATTCACCTTGGCCAGTATAGTCCAACACTCTTGGTTGCTTGCACTTTGCAG ATCTTCTATGCTGTTGACTTTGTATGGTTTGAAGAATCTATCCTGACCACTTATGAATACACGAAAAATGGATTTGGTCTATTCTTTAGTGTTGGCTCCTTACAAACTCCATTTTTCCTGACAATCTTGACAAGACTTGTGCTTAACCATAG AACTGAGCTTGAATGGTATATCCTGTCTCTGGTTGTTGCTCTCAATCTCTTCGGTTATACGATTTGTCGTGGATCCAACTCGCAGAAGCATGCTTTCCGGACCAACCCCTCTGACCCGGCCTTAGCTC ATTTGGAAAGCCTGCCAACATCTGCTGGAACAAGATTGTTAGTCTCTGGTTGGTGGGGTGTTATGAGGCATCCAAATTACATTGGGGAGATCTTGATAATGACCTCCTGGACTCTTCTGTGTG GATTCAACTTCGCTTTACCATGGGTCTTGCTTGGACTTGATGTTCTGTTCCTAGTTGCAAGAACTTATGAAGTGGAAGAAGCTTGTAGGAAGAAATATGGACTGGCATGGAACAATTACACTGACCGTGTAAAATGTCGCCTTATTCCTAGGGTGTTTTAG